One window of the Trifolium pratense cultivar HEN17-A07 linkage group LG2, ARS_RC_1.1, whole genome shotgun sequence genome contains the following:
- the LOC123907597 gene encoding cyclin-dependent kinase F-4-like, which produces MEKRITLVQTVATAGVFSAISFWYGFMFGRESSRKELSQLIEDLRRENLLVTKDIIKIADFGLAREISSQPPYTEYVSTRWYRAPEVLLQSYIYGSKVDIWAMSAIMAELFSLRPLFPGASEADEIYKICGVIGNPTTESWADGLKLARDINYQFPQLAGVNLSALVPSASDHAISLIQSLCYWDPCMRPTALGALQHPFFQSCFYIPPSLRSRAVAARTPPPGTRGALVDDQQWVKRYPGALPNSKPTNYFPSPKVQPSSGVQRKLDMVNQDGVKNEKSMKTTTQSKYRLPGKESPTSMNKGRTTRGVSETTERLANMSIGNQRQAMGQPRPPMKAGVN; this is translated from the exons ATGGAGAAGAGGATCACCCTGGTTCAGACCGTCGCCACCGCCGGCGTTTTCTCCGCCATTTCCTTCTG GTATGGATTCATGTTCGGGAGAGAATCCTCTCGCAAAGAGCTTTCTCAACTAATCGAAGATCTCCGTCGCG AAAACTTACTGGTTACTAAGGATATTATCAAAATTGCTGATTTTGGCCTCGCCCGTGAGATCAGCTCACAACCACCCTACACTGAGTATGTCTCCACACGATG GTATCGTGCTCCTGAAGTGCTGCTTCAGTCTTACATCTATGGCTCCAAAGTTG acATATGGGCAATGAGTGCGATAATGGCCGAGCTGTTCTCTCTTCGACCTCTTTTTCCAGGAGCCAG TGAGGCAGATGAGATCTACAAAATATGTGGTGTGATAGGCAATCCAACTACTGAATCATGGGCCGATGGACTCAAACTTGCAAGGGATATTAATTATCAGTTTCCACAG CTTGCTGGCGTAAATCTTTCTGCTTTGGTACCATCTGCAAGTGATCATGCAATCAGCCTTATCCAA TCACTTTGCTACTGGGATCCCTGCATGAGGCCAACGGCTTTAGGGGCCCTTCAACATCCTTTCTTTCAG AGTTGTTTTTACATTCCTCCATCCCTTCGCTCAAGAGCAGTAGCGGCGAGAACTCCTCCACCTGGAACCAGGGGTGCACTGGTGGATGATCAACAATGGGTCAAGAGATATCCGGGTGCTCTACCCAATTCAAAGCCCACCAATTATTTTCCATCTCCAAAAGTACAACCTTCTTCAG GTGTACAGCGGAAGCTGGATATGGTAAATCAG GATGGAGTTAAGAATGAAAAATCAATGAAGACTACTACACAATCAAAATATCGACTGCCAGGAAAGGAAAGTCCAA CTTCTATGAACAAAGGAAGAACTACACGTGGGGTTTCAGAAACAACTGAGAGGTTGGCCAATATGTCTATTGGTAATCAAAGACAAGCCATGGGGCAACCCCGCCCTCCAATGAAAGCTGGAGTTAATTAA
- the LOC123907598 gene encoding protein BREVIS RADIX-like isoform X2 gives MFECIRSCTTVGDEDEGGVRQTQSGTPTTKPAVKSLTAQIKDMVLKLKGADKSGLKSSTNSEGVQYPYMGGLGSGSTPLWDANLAGGRSDQGFIGGTSGNTTPRVQEPVVAVVEEVDGNKEWVAQVEPGVDVTFVSLPDGGNDLRRIRFNRDMFDKWQAQVWWGENFDRLRELYNVQTFNRQALNNITPPPSEDERDSAAYWRLHTGGDIPMAGWFNDSAERNQYYNPARFTMGQGSSSQQQIHAAGSSMEASRTSSKDELSFSNASEIESEWLEQVEPGVFVTIRQLPDGSKEIRRIRFSRQRFGDEEARKWWEDNRERVNAEFL, from the exons ATGTTTGAATGCATAAGAAGCTGTACGACGGTGggagatgaggatgaaggtggTGTCCGTCAGACTCAGAGTGGCACGCCGACCACTAAACCAGCCGTCAAAAGCCTGACTGCACAG ATTAAAGACATGGTGCTGAAGTTAAAGGGTGCTGACAAAAGTGGACTGAAATCATCTACCAATTCTGAAGGGGTTCAATACCCTTACATGGGAGGATTAGGCTCAGGCTCAACTCCTCTGTGGGACGCTAATTTAGCCGGTGGAAGATCAGACCAAGGGTTTATAGGGGGAACTAGTGGTAACACAACCCCTAGAGTGCAAGAGCCAGTTGTAGCAGTGGTGGAGGAGGTGGATGGAAACAAAGAGTGGGTGGCACAGGTGGAGCCAGGGGTTGATGTTACCTTTGTGTCTCTTCCTGATGGTGGAAATGATCTCAGAAGAATTCGCTTCAA CCGAGACATGTTTGATAAGTGGCAAGCTCAAGTATGGTGGGGTGAGAACTTTGACAGACTAAGGGAGCTTTATAATGTCCAGACATTCAACCGTCAAGCTCTTAACAACATTACTCCTCCACCATCTGAAGATGAG AGAGATTCTGCTGCTTATTGGAGGCTTCATACTGGAGGAGATATCCCTATGGCTGGATGGTTCAATGACTCAGCAGAAAGGAATCAGTACTATAATCCTGCAAGATTCACTATGGGACAAGGAAGCAGTAGCCAGCAACAAATTCATGCAGCTGGGTCATCCATGGAAGCATCAAGGACTTCTTCTAAAGATGAGCTTTCCTTCAGCAATGCAAGTGAAATTGAATCTGAATGGTTGGAGCAAGTTGAGCCTGGAGTGTTTGTTACAATCAGGCAGTTACCTGATGGGAGCAAGGAGATTCGTCGTATCAGATTCAG CCGACAGAGGTTTGGAGATGAAGAAGCAAGGAAATGGTGGGAGGACAACAGAGAAAGAGTGAATGCTGAATTCCTGTGA
- the LOC123907598 gene encoding protein BREVIS RADIX-like isoform X1 translates to MFECIRSCTTVGDEDEGGVRQTQSGTPTTKPAVKSLTAQIKDMVLKLKGADKSGLKSSTNSEGVQYPYMGGLGSGSTPLWDANLAGGRSDQGFIGGTSGNTTPRVQEPVVAVVEEVDGNKEWVAQVEPGVDVTFVSLPDGGNDLRRIRFNRDMFDKWQAQVWWGENFDRLRELYNVQTFNRQALNNITPPPSEDEQRDSAAYWRLHTGGDIPMAGWFNDSAERNQYYNPARFTMGQGSSSQQQIHAAGSSMEASRTSSKDELSFSNASEIESEWLEQVEPGVFVTIRQLPDGSKEIRRIRFSRQRFGDEEARKWWEDNRERVNAEFL, encoded by the exons ATGTTTGAATGCATAAGAAGCTGTACGACGGTGggagatgaggatgaaggtggTGTCCGTCAGACTCAGAGTGGCACGCCGACCACTAAACCAGCCGTCAAAAGCCTGACTGCACAG ATTAAAGACATGGTGCTGAAGTTAAAGGGTGCTGACAAAAGTGGACTGAAATCATCTACCAATTCTGAAGGGGTTCAATACCCTTACATGGGAGGATTAGGCTCAGGCTCAACTCCTCTGTGGGACGCTAATTTAGCCGGTGGAAGATCAGACCAAGGGTTTATAGGGGGAACTAGTGGTAACACAACCCCTAGAGTGCAAGAGCCAGTTGTAGCAGTGGTGGAGGAGGTGGATGGAAACAAAGAGTGGGTGGCACAGGTGGAGCCAGGGGTTGATGTTACCTTTGTGTCTCTTCCTGATGGTGGAAATGATCTCAGAAGAATTCGCTTCAA CCGAGACATGTTTGATAAGTGGCAAGCTCAAGTATGGTGGGGTGAGAACTTTGACAGACTAAGGGAGCTTTATAATGTCCAGACATTCAACCGTCAAGCTCTTAACAACATTACTCCTCCACCATCTGAAGATGAG CAGAGAGATTCTGCTGCTTATTGGAGGCTTCATACTGGAGGAGATATCCCTATGGCTGGATGGTTCAATGACTCAGCAGAAAGGAATCAGTACTATAATCCTGCAAGATTCACTATGGGACAAGGAAGCAGTAGCCAGCAACAAATTCATGCAGCTGGGTCATCCATGGAAGCATCAAGGACTTCTTCTAAAGATGAGCTTTCCTTCAGCAATGCAAGTGAAATTGAATCTGAATGGTTGGAGCAAGTTGAGCCTGGAGTGTTTGTTACAATCAGGCAGTTACCTGATGGGAGCAAGGAGATTCGTCGTATCAGATTCAG CCGACAGAGGTTTGGAGATGAAGAAGCAAGGAAATGGTGGGAGGACAACAGAGAAAGAGTGAATGCTGAATTCCTGTGA
- the LOC123907598 gene encoding protein BREVIS RADIX-like isoform X3, producing the protein MVLKLKGADKSGLKSSTNSEGVQYPYMGGLGSGSTPLWDANLAGGRSDQGFIGGTSGNTTPRVQEPVVAVVEEVDGNKEWVAQVEPGVDVTFVSLPDGGNDLRRIRFNRDMFDKWQAQVWWGENFDRLRELYNVQTFNRQALNNITPPPSEDEQRDSAAYWRLHTGGDIPMAGWFNDSAERNQYYNPARFTMGQGSSSQQQIHAAGSSMEASRTSSKDELSFSNASEIESEWLEQVEPGVFVTIRQLPDGSKEIRRIRFSRQRFGDEEARKWWEDNRERVNAEFL; encoded by the exons ATGGTGCTGAAGTTAAAGGGTGCTGACAAAAGTGGACTGAAATCATCTACCAATTCTGAAGGGGTTCAATACCCTTACATGGGAGGATTAGGCTCAGGCTCAACTCCTCTGTGGGACGCTAATTTAGCCGGTGGAAGATCAGACCAAGGGTTTATAGGGGGAACTAGTGGTAACACAACCCCTAGAGTGCAAGAGCCAGTTGTAGCAGTGGTGGAGGAGGTGGATGGAAACAAAGAGTGGGTGGCACAGGTGGAGCCAGGGGTTGATGTTACCTTTGTGTCTCTTCCTGATGGTGGAAATGATCTCAGAAGAATTCGCTTCAA CCGAGACATGTTTGATAAGTGGCAAGCTCAAGTATGGTGGGGTGAGAACTTTGACAGACTAAGGGAGCTTTATAATGTCCAGACATTCAACCGTCAAGCTCTTAACAACATTACTCCTCCACCATCTGAAGATGAG CAGAGAGATTCTGCTGCTTATTGGAGGCTTCATACTGGAGGAGATATCCCTATGGCTGGATGGTTCAATGACTCAGCAGAAAGGAATCAGTACTATAATCCTGCAAGATTCACTATGGGACAAGGAAGCAGTAGCCAGCAACAAATTCATGCAGCTGGGTCATCCATGGAAGCATCAAGGACTTCTTCTAAAGATGAGCTTTCCTTCAGCAATGCAAGTGAAATTGAATCTGAATGGTTGGAGCAAGTTGAGCCTGGAGTGTTTGTTACAATCAGGCAGTTACCTGATGGGAGCAAGGAGATTCGTCGTATCAGATTCAG CCGACAGAGGTTTGGAGATGAAGAAGCAAGGAAATGGTGGGAGGACAACAGAGAAAGAGTGAATGCTGAATTCCTGTGA